From Candidatus Poribacteria bacterium:
CAGCACCATTACACCGTTCTGGCAGAGGCTGCTGACTCTGTCGCATCACCACAGATTCGGAATGTTGGGACGCTTGGCGGGAACCTGTGTCAGCGCCCCCGCTGCTGGTACTATCGTCATCCAGACATTATCTGCCTCAAAAAGGGCGGTGATACCTGCTACGCGGTCGAGGGACTGAACAAGTACCACGCAATCTTTGGTGGGGGTCCTGTCTACATCGTCCACCCCTCAGACACAGCACCGGCACTCATTGCCCTCGGCGCAACAGTGAAAATTGTCGGACCCAACGGAGATAGGACGATGCCGTTAGAGGATTTCTTTGTCCTGCCCGANNNNNNNNNNNNNNNNNNNNNNNNNNNNNNNNNNNNNNNNNNNNNNNNNNNNNNNNNNNNNNNNNNNNNNNNNNNNNNNNNNNNNNNNNNNNNNNNNNNNNNNNNNNNNNNNNNNNNNNNNNNNNNNNNNNNNNNNNNNNNNNNNNNNNNNNNNNNNNNNNNAACGTCGTCCTCGGTGGCGTCGCTCCTATCCCTTGGCGTTCCAAGGAAGCCGAAGCAGCGTTGAACGGCAAACGCATCACTGATGCGGTGGCAAAACAGG
This genomic window contains:
- a CDS encoding FAD binding domain-containing protein → MENFAYVNAADVEQVPSLLSDDWSETKMIAGGTDLLGELKEYIETPKKVVNLKSIPGLDEIKADASGLTIGALVTLADIAANPTIQHHYTVLAEAADSVASPQIRNVGTLGGNLCQRPRCWYYRHPDIICLKKGGDTCYAVEGLNKYHAIFGGGPVYIVHPSDTAPALIALGATVKIVGPNGDRTMPLEDFFVLP